One window from the genome of Mucilaginibacter ginsenosidivorans encodes:
- the dapF gene encoding diaminopimelate epimerase: MNIKFYKYQGAGNDFILVDNRSNTIDHSDPALIARLCDRRFGIGGDGMMFLQDKPGYDFEMVYYNADGQPSSMCGNGGRCIVAFAKFLRIIDDETNFLAVDGPHYAKISASGDWVSLQMIDVNEIARDGEAYVLNTGSPHYIAMASGLKNKDVYHDGYAIRNNDTYKAKGINVNFVEPEGNGYFVRTFERGVEDETYACGTGVTAVALAMAAKNHQTGKINTPIKVLGGDLNIRFETDGTHYDHIFLEGPAKLVFEGEVEI, from the coding sequence GTGAATATTAAGTTTTATAAATACCAGGGCGCGGGCAATGATTTTATTTTGGTGGATAACCGCAGCAACACCATCGATCACAGCGACCCGGCGCTGATAGCACGGTTGTGCGACCGGAGGTTCGGCATCGGAGGCGATGGTATGATGTTTTTGCAGGATAAGCCCGGTTATGATTTCGAGATGGTGTATTATAATGCCGACGGGCAGCCCAGCAGCATGTGCGGTAACGGGGGGCGCTGCATAGTGGCTTTTGCCAAATTCCTGCGCATAATTGATGACGAAACGAACTTCCTGGCAGTTGACGGCCCGCACTATGCCAAAATTTCAGCCTCGGGCGATTGGGTGAGCCTGCAGATGATCGACGTAAACGAGATAGCCCGGGATGGGGAAGCTTATGTTTTGAATACAGGGTCACCGCATTATATCGCTATGGCAAGTGGTCTTAAAAATAAAGACGTATACCATGATGGGTATGCCATCCGAAATAACGATACCTATAAAGCGAAAGGTATTAACGTCAATTTTGTAGAACCTGAGGGCAATGGCTATTTTGTCAGGACCTTTGAGCGCGGTGTGGAAGATGAAACCTATGCCTGCGGTACAGGAGTAACCGCAGTGGCATTAGCCATGGCGGCTAAGAATCATCAAACCGGCAAAATAAACACCCCTATTAAGGTGTTGGGCGGCGACCTCAATATCCGCTTCGAAACAGACGGCACACATTATGATCATATTTTCCTGGAAGGCCCCGCTAAGTTGGTGTTTGAAGGAGAGGTAGAAATATAG
- a CDS encoding DUF2911 domain-containing protein has translation MKKIYIYLTAMLLACASLSSHAQALKTPQLSSTQTIEQDLGLGKITLIYSRPNVKGRKIFGGMEPYGVVWRTGANAATIIKFSDDVIINGNKIPAGEYGLFSIPDQNEWTVILNKTAHQWGAYTYKQTDDILRFKVKTMKYADPLETLTFQFNNVDRTKCDLEMRWENISFSFPISTEVDSKIMANIDDVMNNDKKPYFDAALYYYENGKDLTKALEWISTAEKEHPQSAFYKVWKARIQLKMGDKAGALKTAQEGVKLAKADNDPEYVRLNQAVADQASK, from the coding sequence ATGAAGAAAATATATATTTATCTGACAGCGATGCTATTGGCATGCGCGTCACTAAGCAGCCATGCGCAAGCGCTTAAAACCCCGCAATTAAGTTCGACCCAAACTATTGAACAGGATCTTGGATTAGGAAAAATTACCCTTATCTATTCGCGTCCGAATGTAAAAGGACGGAAGATATTCGGTGGAATGGAGCCCTATGGCGTTGTATGGCGCACCGGTGCAAACGCAGCTACTATTATTAAATTCAGCGACGATGTGATCATCAATGGCAACAAAATACCGGCCGGTGAGTATGGTCTGTTCTCTATTCCTGATCAAAATGAATGGACTGTCATCCTGAACAAAACGGCACACCAGTGGGGCGCCTACACCTATAAGCAAACAGATGATATTCTGCGCTTTAAGGTAAAAACCATGAAATATGCCGACCCGCTTGAAACACTGACGTTCCAGTTTAACAATGTCGACAGGACAAAGTGCGATCTCGAAATGCGCTGGGAAAATATTTCTTTTTCATTTCCTATCAGTACAGAGGTCGACTCGAAGATCATGGCGAACATCGATGACGTGATGAACAACGATAAGAAGCCATATTTTGATGCCGCCCTTTATTATTATGAGAACGGCAAAGACCTGACCAAAGCGCTGGAATGGATCAGCACCGCCGAAAAGGAACACCCTCAATCTGCTTTTTATAAAGTTTGGAAAGCACGCATCCAACTAAAAATGGGCGACAAGGCCGGGGCATTGAAAACTGCCCAGGAGGGTGTAAAGCTGGCAAAAGCTGATAATGATCCCGAATATGTGCGGCTGAACCAGGCTGTTGCCGACCAGGCAAGTAAATAA
- a CDS encoding sodium:solute symporter produces MSLTDWIVLGVTILGIVVYGIWKSGKNQNIDQYLMGSRSMPWYTVGLSVMATQASAITFLSAPGQAYSDGMRFVQFYFGLPLAMIVLCITFVPIFSRLKVYTAYEFLEQRFDLKTRALTAFLFLIQRGLSTGITIYAPSIILSTILNINTVYTTLFIGGLVIFYTVYGGTKAVSYTQLLQMSIIFLGMFAAGALVVTLLPHGVGFTKALHLAGKLGRMNVIDWKFDLNNRYTVWSGIIGGFFLQLSYFGTDQSQVGRYLTGSSIGQSRLGLIMNGLIKIPMQFLILLIGVLVFAFYQFHQPPMFFNQYEVKQVKASKYGAEYNGLEKQYSAAFEQKKASAESFSTASGNKDEAKISAAGMALKEADAQQKTIRNKAIALIKKNNGKADTDTNYVFLNFVTHYLPRGLIGLLIAIVFLASMGSTASALNSLASTTVVDIYKRIINPGAPDKAYLDASRLATVFWGVVCIGMALYAGKMGNLLEAVNQLGSYIYGTILGVFVVAFYLKKIRGTSVFIAAVVSEVIIIILGLSNAIAYLWLNAIGCFLVIIIAFVINVIMPKKLQA; encoded by the coding sequence ATGAGTTTAACCGACTGGATAGTACTGGGGGTTACGATATTGGGTATCGTGGTTTACGGTATTTGGAAAAGCGGCAAAAATCAAAACATTGACCAGTACCTGATGGGTAGCCGGTCGATGCCCTGGTATACGGTAGGATTATCAGTAATGGCCACACAGGCCAGCGCAATCACCTTTTTATCGGCACCAGGTCAGGCATATTCAGACGGAATGCGTTTTGTGCAGTTCTATTTCGGCCTGCCACTGGCTATGATCGTCCTTTGTATCACCTTTGTACCTATCTTCAGCCGGCTGAAAGTTTACACGGCCTATGAATTCCTTGAACAGCGCTTCGACCTGAAAACCCGCGCGCTTACTGCTTTTCTTTTTCTTATACAACGGGGGCTGTCGACAGGTATAACCATTTACGCGCCATCTATAATCCTGTCGACCATACTGAATATCAATACGGTTTATACCACGCTTTTTATAGGCGGACTGGTGATATTTTATACCGTTTACGGCGGTACCAAGGCCGTATCATATACACAACTATTGCAAATGAGCATCATATTTTTGGGGATGTTCGCGGCGGGGGCGCTGGTAGTTACCCTGTTACCGCACGGCGTAGGCTTTACAAAGGCGTTACACCTGGCAGGCAAACTTGGCCGGATGAATGTCATCGACTGGAAATTCGACCTCAATAACCGGTATACCGTTTGGAGCGGGATAATAGGCGGATTCTTTTTACAACTCTCTTATTTCGGTACCGACCAAAGCCAGGTCGGCCGTTATTTAACAGGAAGCTCAATAGGGCAAAGCAGGTTGGGTTTGATCATGAACGGCCTCATCAAAATACCTATGCAATTTTTGATATTACTGATCGGTGTGCTGGTTTTTGCGTTTTATCAGTTCCATCAGCCGCCCATGTTCTTTAATCAATACGAGGTTAAACAGGTTAAGGCCAGCAAATACGGCGCTGAATATAACGGATTGGAAAAACAATATTCGGCCGCTTTTGAACAAAAAAAAGCCTCTGCGGAGAGTTTTTCCACGGCGTCAGGGAATAAGGATGAGGCTAAAATAAGCGCAGCAGGTATGGCGCTGAAAGAAGCCGATGCACAACAAAAAACTATAAGAAATAAGGCGATAGCCCTGATAAAAAAGAACAATGGGAAGGCCGACACAGATACCAATTACGTATTCCTCAATTTTGTGACCCATTATTTACCGAGGGGACTTATAGGTTTGCTTATTGCGATCGTATTCCTGGCGTCCATGGGCTCTACGGCAAGTGCACTTAACTCGCTTGCATCGACAACGGTTGTTGATATTTACAAACGTATCATCAACCCCGGAGCGCCTGATAAGGCCTACCTGGATGCTTCGCGATTGGCAACCGTTTTTTGGGGAGTGGTTTGCATTGGGATGGCTCTATATGCAGGAAAAATGGGTAATTTGCTGGAAGCCGTGAACCAACTCGGCTCCTACATTTACGGGACGATATTAGGCGTATTTGTAGTGGCTTTTTACCTGAAAAAAATACGGGGAACGTCGGTGTTTATTGCGGCCGTCGTATCGGAAGTTATCATAATCATCCTGGGCCTTAGCAATGCCATTGCCTACCTGTGGCTGAACGCAATAGGCTGTTTCCTGGTGATTATTATAGCATTCGTCATAAATGTGATAATGCCGAAGAAGCTACAGGCATAG
- a CDS encoding Do family serine endopeptidase — MKKFGLTVLTAFLGGALALGTYKVVEHQYSSNMSLEDKQKVYFANNPLPPANLSSAGEVDLTVAAAEVTPAVVYIRTTYTNQDNSGQDQMQQLFGDMFGQRAVPQGPQMASGSGVIISPDGYIVTNNHVVEKASKVEVVTNDHRHFTAKVVGTDPNTDLALIKISADNLPIVKFGNSDAVKVGEWVLAVGNPFRLTSTVTAGIVSAKGRGIGIIGSENREQDQMTPFGRMRGQRQSGKQLNTGIESFIQTDAAINPGNSGGALVNANGELIGINSAIASQTGSYEGYGFAIPINLAKKVLGDIEKYGAVKRGYLGVSFKELDEDAANALHIDKNVGLYIDDVAANSGAAQAGLQHGDIITKVNGKTVYESSDLQEPVARLQPGDKINLTVLHDGSERNVSVTLKADAGNLASRTVMNKSAEEMYNKLGASFKPLSADQKAKYHVNSGVVVTQVRPGLLFDDTQIPVGSIITSINKQPVNNSDDISKALANSKKGTLLISGYYPDGGSFNNMFQQGDPGDDQ, encoded by the coding sequence ATGAAAAAGTTTGGTTTAACAGTACTAACCGCTTTCCTTGGCGGCGCCCTTGCGTTGGGCACATACAAGGTGGTCGAGCATCAATACTCGAGCAATATGAGTCTTGAAGATAAACAGAAAGTTTACTTTGCAAACAACCCTTTACCCCCGGCAAATTTGTCGTCAGCAGGTGAGGTTGACCTTACCGTAGCAGCGGCAGAAGTAACGCCTGCCGTAGTTTACATACGCACAACATACACCAACCAGGATAACTCGGGGCAGGACCAGATGCAGCAACTATTTGGCGACATGTTTGGCCAGCGCGCGGTACCACAGGGGCCCCAAATGGCCTCCGGTTCGGGTGTTATTATTTCGCCCGATGGCTATATCGTAACCAATAACCACGTGGTTGAAAAAGCTTCGAAAGTTGAAGTTGTTACCAATGACCACCGCCATTTTACAGCTAAAGTAGTAGGTACCGACCCCAATACCGACCTTGCCCTTATTAAGATAAGCGCAGACAATTTGCCTATCGTAAAATTCGGCAATTCTGATGCAGTTAAAGTAGGCGAATGGGTATTGGCAGTAGGCAATCCGTTCAGGCTGACCTCAACCGTTACCGCGGGTATCGTTAGCGCCAAAGGCCGCGGCATCGGTATCATCGGGAGTGAAAACCGCGAGCAGGATCAAATGACTCCATTCGGACGCATGCGCGGACAACGCCAAAGCGGCAAACAATTAAACACCGGCATCGAGTCATTTATACAAACTGATGCTGCCATTAACCCGGGCAACAGCGGCGGCGCATTGGTAAACGCCAATGGCGAACTTATCGGTATCAACTCGGCCATCGCTTCGCAAACAGGTTCGTATGAAGGTTATGGTTTCGCTATACCCATCAACCTGGCCAAAAAGGTCTTGGGCGATATTGAAAAATACGGCGCCGTTAAACGCGGGTATCTTGGCGTAAGCTTTAAAGAACTTGATGAGGATGCTGCCAATGCTTTACATATCGATAAAAATGTTGGCTTGTATATCGACGATGTAGCGGCTAACAGCGGCGCCGCACAAGCTGGTTTACAGCACGGCGATATTATAACCAAGGTAAACGGTAAAACAGTTTATGAGTCCTCCGATCTGCAGGAACCTGTTGCCCGCTTACAGCCCGGTGATAAAATAAACCTCACTGTATTACATGACGGCAGCGAAAGGAATGTGTCCGTTACATTAAAAGCGGATGCAGGCAACCTGGCCAGCCGTACGGTTATGAATAAATCGGCGGAGGAAATGTACAATAAACTGGGAGCGAGCTTTAAACCGCTTTCAGCCGATCAAAAAGCAAAATACCATGTAAATTCGGGTGTGGTTGTAACCCAGGTTCGCCCGGGGTTATTGTTCGACGATACGCAAATACCTGTTGGTTCTATCATAACCAGCATTAATAAACAACCAGTGAACAACTCGGATGACATCAGCAAAGCACTGGCTAATTCGAAAAAAGGCACCCTGCTTATCAGCGGTTATTACCCTGACGGCGGAAGCTTTAACAATATGTTTCAGCAGGGTGATCCCGGTGACGATCAGTAA
- a CDS encoding ABC transporter permease: protein MLKNYFKVAFRGLWKNKFSSFINIFGLSIGLSSCLLIGLYIRHELSYDQFQQKGDRIARVIMEYKFDGAFESKAGNFTSTKVAPTFKRVFPEVENAVRMTLYNQPILYKDKFFNEKSIIYADPSFFKMFSFKLLKGDAKTAISEPNEIVFTQTAAKRYFGDEDPIGKLVKVGSDTGVYKVTGLIADCPSNSQIKYDFLVSFSSLHADQEETYWDANYTTYLLLKNEAAIKNLQAKLPAFMKKEMDGKGATINFYLEPFKWIHLHSEYDSFEPNNSITYIYIIGIVGVLILVIACFTYINLSTARSIERAKEVSVRKVIGAGKKQLFWQFIGESALLCSFAVVLSYIFSILALPYFNNLTQRQLESSTFFSVQFIGGSLLIVALVTLLAGSYPALIISGFDPIKGLKGKFKNSASGQLMRNSLIVFQFVISVFLIVSTFIMQNQLYYIQHKKLGFDRDHVLVLPMNQSVADKLDIIKQEFKTDPSVVSISHCFWTPVNILSGFNMRSAAMPENSQLAVNAERIDEDYIKTMGMDIVAGSDLTRQDVKDVSHEKSEDNIFHFILNESAAKALGWTPQQAVGKKMFLDATRPGYVRGVVKDFNFQSMHYAIKPLVLFPDNYGRSLLVKINGADLKKTIAGIRSKWGSLVPSIPFTYRFLDDDYDKLYGSELRLGKVMDVFSAIAIVLACLGLFGLSSYSIQQRMKEVTIRKVLGASVSNLTFVLSKNFLWLSLIAIVIAFPFTWYAMSEWLQGFNYHINIEWWMFVAAGAAVILIVFITVSFQSVKAAFANPIKTLRME from the coding sequence ATGTTAAAAAACTATTTCAAAGTAGCCTTTCGCGGGTTGTGGAAAAACAAATTCTCTTCCTTCATCAATATTTTCGGCCTATCTATAGGCCTTAGCAGCTGCCTGCTGATAGGATTGTATATCCGGCACGAATTAAGTTATGACCAGTTTCAGCAAAAAGGCGACCGCATTGCGCGCGTAATAATGGAGTATAAATTTGATGGAGCCTTCGAATCGAAGGCCGGTAATTTTACAAGCACGAAGGTGGCCCCTACTTTCAAAAGGGTTTTTCCCGAAGTGGAGAATGCAGTTAGAATGACTTTATATAACCAGCCCATACTGTATAAGGATAAGTTTTTCAACGAAAAAAGTATCATATATGCTGATCCTTCTTTCTTTAAAATGTTCAGCTTTAAACTGTTAAAGGGTGATGCTAAAACGGCAATTTCTGAGCCGAATGAGATAGTATTTACGCAAACAGCGGCAAAACGATATTTTGGCGATGAGGATCCGATCGGCAAATTGGTTAAAGTGGGCAGCGATACGGGTGTGTATAAGGTGACGGGCCTGATAGCCGACTGCCCGTCAAACTCGCAGATCAAGTATGATTTCCTGGTCTCATTTTCGTCGCTGCACGCCGACCAGGAAGAGACCTATTGGGATGCCAACTATACCACCTATTTGTTGCTCAAAAACGAAGCGGCCATAAAAAACCTCCAGGCCAAACTGCCGGCCTTTATGAAAAAGGAAATGGATGGTAAAGGCGCCACCATCAATTTCTATCTCGAACCATTTAAATGGATACACCTGCACTCTGAATATGATAGTTTCGAACCGAACAACAGTATCACCTATATTTATATCATAGGCATTGTAGGCGTGCTTATATTGGTTATTGCCTGCTTTACCTATATTAACCTGAGCACAGCGCGGTCAATTGAACGCGCTAAGGAAGTAAGCGTCCGTAAGGTAATTGGAGCCGGCAAAAAACAGCTTTTCTGGCAGTTTATAGGCGAATCGGCTCTTTTATGTTCATTTGCGGTGGTACTTAGCTATATATTTTCGATTTTAGCGCTGCCTTATTTTAACAATCTTACCCAGCGGCAGCTGGAAAGCAGCACCTTTTTTTCTGTGCAATTTATTGGGGGTAGTTTACTTATTGTTGCACTTGTAACGTTACTGGCAGGAAGTTACCCCGCATTGATCATTTCCGGTTTCGACCCGATAAAAGGACTTAAAGGCAAGTTCAAAAATTCCGCCTCCGGCCAGCTGATGCGTAATTCGCTCATTGTGTTCCAGTTCGTTATTTCGGTTTTCCTAATTGTTTCTACCTTCATTATGCAGAATCAGTTGTACTACATTCAGCATAAAAAATTAGGATTCGATCGCGACCACGTTCTGGTTTTGCCAATGAATCAGAGTGTTGCAGATAAGCTTGATATTATCAAGCAGGAATTCAAAACCGATCCGTCCGTAGTAAGCATATCCCACTGCTTTTGGACGCCGGTAAATATATTGTCCGGGTTCAATATGCGTTCAGCAGCTATGCCTGAAAATTCGCAGCTGGCTGTGAATGCCGAACGTATTGATGAAGATTATATAAAAACAATGGGGATGGATATTGTTGCAGGCTCCGACCTTACGCGGCAAGACGTTAAAGATGTATCCCATGAAAAGAGTGAAGACAATATCTTCCATTTTATACTTAATGAATCCGCCGCAAAAGCACTTGGATGGACGCCGCAACAGGCAGTCGGCAAAAAGATGTTCCTGGATGCAACACGACCCGGGTATGTAAGAGGGGTAGTTAAGGACTTCAATTTTCAGTCGATGCACTATGCGATCAAACCGCTGGTGCTTTTCCCTGACAACTACGGCAGGAGTTTGCTGGTAAAGATAAATGGCGCTGATCTGAAAAAGACCATCGCCGGTATACGATCCAAATGGGGAAGCCTGGTGCCATCGATACCCTTTACTTACCGTTTCCTGGATGATGACTACGACAAGCTATATGGTTCTGAACTGCGTTTGGGAAAAGTGATGGATGTATTTTCGGCTATTGCTATCGTGCTTGCCTGTCTTGGGCTGTTTGGCTTATCATCGTATTCCATCCAGCAACGCATGAAGGAAGTGACTATTCGGAAAGTTTTAGGGGCATCAGTATCAAATTTAACTTTTGTGTTGTCCAAAAACTTTTTATGGCTCTCGCTTATTGCTATTGTTATCGCGTTCCCTTTTACCTGGTATGCCATGAGTGAATGGCTGCAAGGTTTTAACTATCACATCAATATCGAATGGTGGATGTTCGTTGCTGCGGGCGCAGCTGTTATACTGATCGTGTTTATTACGGTAAGCTTTCAGTCGGTAAAGGCGGCTTTTGCCAACCCGATAAAGACGCTGAGGATGGAATGA
- a CDS encoding PIG-L family deacetylase has protein sequence MKRIVLLFISLFIIFEATAQTNPPADMVTIEQNLKKLDVLGSVLYVAAHPDDENTRLLGYLAQEKHYRAGYLSMTRGDGGQNLIGNEQGELLGLVRTQELLAARKVDGAEQFFTRAIDFGFSKGPQETLDFWNKEKVLGDVVWVIRKFRPDVIICRFPTTGEGGHGNHTASAILAQEAFAAAADPKRYPEQLKYVQVWQAKRLLWNTFNFGNTNTISPDQFKINVGVYNPLLGKGYGELAAESRSNHKTQGFGSARQRGDAFEYFKTILGDAPKDDLMDGVNTTWSRVKGGEAIGKDVEAIQKNFDPDHPDRSVADMVKVYSEVEKLGDTYWREQKTRGLADLIAASAGLWFESYANEQAYSLGDSIDVRSQVLCRYNDRSKVNVVDGMNFGGGGKSIPVNEVQTFNSKVLAAKITQPYWLRQTHGVGSYTIDDDQMVGSPENPDLPAIKYTFTIEGKVFEYDRQLVYKYVDPAKGEIYQPVEITPPVTANIENRAYIFNSQQPQTVELKLKSFKNAASGMIKLSAPVGWKISPESVGFTNKNKGDEWEQNFTITPSANRSQTGVLEAEVSVGNDRKVYNNSILSINYSHIPNITLFPPAQAKLLQLDLKIAGKKIGYINGAGDLVPDALKQVGYDVSELNENEILNGDLSVYDAIVVGVRAYNVDKRLAIDQPKLLEYVKNGGNLLVQYNNSSGLVTKEIGPYPFKVVNERVTDENAKITILDPNNAVLNYPNKISRSDFDGWIQERGLYFTKDADPQYQKVLRMADPGEGPKDGALITTQYGKGRFIYTSLAFFRQLPAGVPGAYRLFINMLSKPRINP, from the coding sequence CGATGACACGCGGCGACGGCGGTCAGAACCTGATCGGCAATGAACAGGGTGAATTGCTGGGCCTTGTGCGCACGCAGGAACTATTGGCAGCGCGCAAAGTGGACGGGGCGGAGCAGTTTTTTACGCGTGCAATAGACTTTGGTTTTTCTAAAGGTCCGCAGGAAACGCTTGATTTCTGGAACAAGGAAAAGGTGTTAGGGGATGTGGTTTGGGTGATACGCAAGTTTAGACCGGACGTGATTATCTGCCGCTTTCCCACGACGGGAGAAGGCGGGCATGGCAACCACACCGCATCTGCTATACTGGCACAGGAAGCTTTCGCGGCGGCCGCCGACCCCAAACGCTATCCCGAACAGCTAAAATATGTACAGGTATGGCAGGCCAAACGTTTGCTATGGAACACTTTCAACTTCGGCAATACCAATACCATCTCTCCCGACCAGTTTAAAATAAATGTAGGCGTGTACAATCCTTTGCTTGGTAAAGGTTATGGCGAACTTGCAGCGGAGAGCCGCTCAAACCATAAAACGCAGGGCTTTGGCTCGGCCAGGCAGCGTGGCGATGCTTTTGAATATTTCAAAACCATTTTGGGCGATGCTCCGAAAGATGACCTGATGGACGGTGTGAACACTACATGGAGCCGTGTAAAAGGCGGCGAAGCTATAGGAAAAGATGTTGAGGCTATACAAAAGAATTTTGACCCTGACCATCCTGACAGATCGGTTGCGGATATGGTAAAGGTTTACAGCGAGGTGGAAAAGCTTGGCGACACTTATTGGCGCGAACAGAAGACGAGAGGCCTGGCTGACCTGATAGCGGCATCTGCAGGGCTTTGGTTTGAGAGTTATGCTAATGAACAGGCTTATAGCCTGGGCGATAGCATTGATGTGCGGTCGCAGGTATTGTGCCGCTATAATGACCGTTCAAAAGTGAATGTAGTTGACGGAATGAATTTCGGAGGCGGAGGGAAATCTATCCCGGTGAATGAAGTGCAAACCTTTAACAGCAAAGTGCTGGCAGCGAAGATCACCCAACCTTACTGGCTGCGACAAACACATGGGGTTGGTTCATATACCATTGACGACGACCAGATGGTTGGGAGCCCGGAAAACCCCGACCTGCCTGCTATTAAATACACTTTTACAATTGAAGGAAAGGTTTTCGAGTACGACCGCCAATTGGTTTACAAATATGTTGATCCGGCAAAAGGCGAAATATATCAGCCTGTCGAAATTACACCACCGGTAACCGCCAATATTGAAAACAGGGCATACATTTTTAATTCTCAACAACCGCAAACGGTAGAATTGAAGCTGAAAAGCTTTAAAAATGCAGCATCGGGAATGATAAAACTAAGCGCCCCGGTGGGATGGAAAATAAGCCCGGAAAGCGTTGGCTTCACCAATAAAAACAAGGGCGATGAATGGGAGCAGAATTTTACAATAACCCCATCGGCAAACAGATCACAAACAGGTGTGCTCGAAGCTGAAGTAAGTGTGGGCAACGATAGAAAAGTTTACAATAACAGCATCCTTTCTATTAATTATAGCCATATTCCTAATATTACCCTATTCCCTCCCGCACAAGCCAAACTATTGCAACTGGATCTTAAGATCGCCGGAAAAAAGATAGGCTACATTAACGGCGCCGGCGATCTGGTGCCGGATGCTTTGAAGCAGGTGGGCTACGATGTGAGTGAGCTTAATGAGAACGAAATACTTAACGGCGACCTTTCTGTTTATGATGCCATAGTAGTTGGCGTTCGTGCTTATAATGTGGATAAACGGCTGGCCATCGATCAGCCTAAGCTATTGGAATATGTTAAAAATGGCGGCAACCTGCTTGTGCAATATAATAACAGCAGCGGACTTGTGACCAAAGAAATTGGGCCATATCCGTTCAAAGTGGTAAATGAGCGTGTTACCGATGAGAATGCGAAAATAACTATCCTCGATCCCAATAACGCGGTTTTAAACTATCCAAACAAGATCAGCCGGTCGGATTTTGACGGATGGATACAGGAACGCGGTCTATATTTTACGAAGGATGCCGACCCGCAATATCAAAAGGTTTTGCGAATGGCTGACCCGGGTGAAGGGCCTAAGGACGGCGCGTTGATAACCACGCAATACGGCAAGGGGCGGTTTATTTACACCTCGCTTGCATTTTTCAGGCAACTGCCTGCGGGTGTACCGGGTGCGTACCGGCTGTTCATCAATATGCTAAGTAAACCCAGGATCAATCCTTAA
- a CDS encoding O-acetyl-ADP-ribose deacetylase, translated as MNRRIDIFRGDITKMQVDAIVNAANTSLLGGGGVDGAIHRAGGPAILEECIKIRNRQGGCKVGEAVITTAGNMPAKYVIHTVGPVWSQSNKQANELLANAYSNSLKLAVENQVETIAFPNISTGIYHFPKDIAAEIAIKTIKEIISKHQQIRQVIFVCFDDENYSIYEQLLSYQCGN; from the coding sequence ATGAACAGACGGATCGATATTTTCAGAGGCGATATTACCAAAATGCAGGTGGATGCCATTGTGAATGCTGCCAATACTTCGCTATTGGGCGGCGGCGGCGTGGATGGCGCGATACACCGGGCAGGCGGACCGGCCATTCTTGAAGAATGCATCAAAATAAGAAACAGGCAAGGCGGCTGTAAAGTTGGCGAGGCGGTGATAACCACCGCCGGAAATATGCCCGCAAAATATGTTATACATACTGTTGGCCCTGTTTGGAGCCAAAGCAACAAACAGGCTAATGAATTGCTTGCGAATGCCTATAGCAACAGTTTGAAACTTGCGGTTGAAAACCAGGTTGAAACCATCGCGTTTCCTAATATAAGTACGGGCATTTATCATTTTCCCAAGGACATTGCCGCTGAGATCGCTATTAAAACGATTAAAGAAATCATATCGAAGCATCAACAGATACGTCAGGTTATTTTCGTTTGTTTTGATGATGAGAATTATTCGATTTATGAACAATTATTGTCATATCAATGTGGTAATTAA